A genome region from Fusarium musae strain F31 chromosome 5, whole genome shotgun sequence includes the following:
- a CDS encoding hypothetical protein (EggNog:ENOG41) has protein sequence MNGRLGLAAWRWLFILDFLISVPVVILGLIVCPGKTEAYIILFALGLTRHWTDEPKSKKVWWITEQERQRCIQRMADEGRDAGNFHWDRALIKQVLTSWQLYAFCLAWAFMELTCGVNLQRWMTLWIKSLRIDGKPKYSTEKVNAIPTAVGCTLSE, from the exons CTGCGTGGCGATGGCTGTTCATCCTCGACTTTTTGATCAGTGTCCCAGTCGTCATTCTTGGCCTTATTGTTTGCCCTGGTAAGACAGAAGCGTACATCATACTATTTGCGCTTGGCCTAACACGTCACTGGACAGATGAACCGAAGTCCAAGAAAGTCTGGTGGATTACTGAACAGGAGAGGCAGCGATGTATCCAGCGAATGGCCGATGAAGGCCGAGACGCTGGAAATTTTCACTGGGATCGTGCACTTATCAAGCAGGTTCTGACATCTTGGCAACTTTATGCGTTTTGCCTTGCATGGGC GTTCATGGAACTCACTTGTGGTGTAAACCTTCAGCGATGGATGACACTGTGGATCAAGTCTCTCCGAATTGATGGAAAGCCCAAGTACAGCACCGAGAAAGTCAACGCGATTCCTACGGCGGTCGGATGTACA CTATCAGAATAG
- a CDS encoding hypothetical protein (EggNog:ENOG41) produces the protein MGFRTTSTEIEQDRALRNVGQHLLTGVSSWKALGMTDSYLVAVTTEAKASERSIRVYLDQLPRQLETRVNERRPIVLDYPTSQIEHIALRTKNEGYIIVRGSSTLSSMGSSMERLFTDMVFFRSGADEAKSEIIVVAQAQKIFHLKFTGTSTAASSVAYLPVARYRILKIATNGQVMVALGAHSDSSYFVLLEVKLLSPTVRPQLRKIAELKEVSTSCQPKLSVIGEWNEPIALITTATPDGQYRVYHKNLITLANHNT, from the exons ATGGGCTTTAGGACAACCTCGACGGAAATCGAGCAAGATCGGGCTCTGAGAAACGTCGGACAACATCTACTAACCGGAGTAAGCTCCTGGAAGGCTCTGGGGATGACAGACTCATACTTAGTTGCTGTTACAACGGAGGCCAAGGCATCAGAA CGATCGATACGGGTCTACCTGGATCAACTGCCCCGTCAGCTAG AAACTCGTGTCAACGAACGAAGGCCAATCGTTTTGGACTATCCCACGTCACAAATCGAGCATATAGCCCTAAGAACAAAGAATGAAGGTTATATTATCGTTCGCGGCTCATCGACCCTGTCG TCTATGGGTAGCTCTATGGAAAGACTGTTTACGGACATGGTGTTTTTCCGAAGCGGAGCAGACGAAGCTAAATCCGAAATCATTGTGGTTGCACAAGCTCAAAAAATCTTTCATTTGAAGTTCACAGGCACCAGCACAGCCGCCTCGAGCGTTGCATATCTCCCAGTTGCACGCTATCGTATTCTTAAGATTGCGACAAATGGACAAGTAATGGTGGCTCTAGGAGCACATTCGGACAGCAGCTACTTTGTTCTGCTAGAGGTAAAGCTCTTGAGTCCCACAGTTCGTCCGCAACTTCGGAAGATCGCTGAGCTTAAAGAGGTCTCGACATCCTGCCAGCCTAAGCTGAGTGTAATTGGAGAATGGAATGAGCCAATCGCCTTGATCACGACCGCGACACCTGATGGACAATATCGTGTGTATCACAAGAATCTGATTACTCTAGCCAATcataatacttaa
- a CDS encoding hypothetical protein (EggNog:ENOG41): protein MAKPDYAEICRDIRLQFTIKFEKAETKDKFATRAMVRDVLSQSVLKTLYESTWDEEDTSGTGPNTVDTFVRSIEKKMLHDFLAVLLYAKCSIEAAKVFTKKLVFGNMAQEQQQYSETPYLLPATEDYLERLFDRFDTYDFFSEQRPFCTIVLGGPGVVTIDQDDKRSLPWLDERHIGSGAFGSVYEVKIPKNHLTMQQDFNQTNSMAKLVARKDYIVAKNMEENFEKEVKSIRDIFSASSKHNNILESFGTLVIRGPEPKFSLLMPLADMDLQKYMEDNPEIPTDDRWARQRIISAAIGLAGGLEFLHSQMTTVRGDKLVCYHMDLKPSNILVFLHKPRMNGTGTEDRDYGMIWKLSDFGLSRVKIRTQPEKNLDSLFERKIIDQSTEASPTENLRGSGTYLPIEAQDKSKTMNQKSDIWSLGCVISVLFTYMEEGYSALEGYSDSRRKYNKPHKMVDVFYQENRPRRGASLNEAVKAQHTKLIEAAKKRNTAEGEAVSKDIEEMSNCRIVSQA from the exons ATGGCGAAACCCGATTACGCGGAAATATGTCGCGACATACGATTGCAATTTACTATCAAGTTCGAAAAAGCAGAAACAAAGGACAAGTTCGCGACAAGAGCAATGGTCAGAGATGTTCTATCACAGTCTGTGCTGAAAACGCTGTACGAATCCACttgggatgaggaggacaCTTCGGGGACAGGCCCTAACACTGTTGACACCTTTGTTCGAAGTATAGAGAAGAAAATGCTGCACGACTTTTTAGCTGTTTTATTATACGCAAAATGCTCAATCGAGGCCGCAAAAGTATTTACCAAAAAGCTTGTATTCGGAAACATGGCACAAGAACAGCAACAATATAGCGAAACTCCATATCTGCTCCCAGCGACCGAGGATTATCTTGAACGTCTCTTCGACCGTTTCGACACCTACGATTTCTTCTCTGAGCAACGCCCTTTCTGTACTATCGTACTTGGTGGACCAGGAGTCGTCACGATTGATCAAGACGATAAGCGGTCTCTCCCATGGCTAGACGAGAGGCATATCGGTTCCGGTGCTTTCGGAAGCGTGTATGAGGTCAAGATACCTAAGAACCATTTGACCATGCAACAAGACTTCAATCAAACCAACTCAATGGCCAAGCTGGTCGCCCGAAAAGACTACATAGTCGCCAAAAACATGGAAGAGAATTTTGAGAAAGAGGTGAAATCTATTCGAGACATCTTCAGTGCCAGCTCCAAGCACAATAACATTCTCGAGAGCTTTGGCACTCTTGTCATCAGAGGGCCAGAGCCAAAGTTCAGTCTACTCATGCCACTAGCGGACATGGACCTACAGAAGTACATGGAAGACAATCCAGAGATCCCAACCGATGACAGATGGGCCCGACAGCGTATAATTAGCGCCGCTATAGGACTAGCAGGTGGACTTGAGTTCCTCCATAGCCAGATGACTACGGTCAGAGGCGATAAACTGGTTTGTTACCATATGGATCTCAAGCCTAGCAATATCTTGGTGTTTCTACATAAACCACGAATGAATGGTACTGGCACAGAGGACAGAGACTATGGCATGATTTGGAAGCTTAGCGACTTCGGCCTGTCAAGAGTCAAGATCAGAACACAACCGGAAAAGAATTTAGACAGCCTCTTCGAAAGGAAAATCATTGACCAGTCCACCGAAGCATCACCGACCGAAAACCTGCGAGGAAGCGGTACATACCTACCaattgaagctcaagacaaATCAAAGACGATGAACCAAAAGAGTGACATTTGGTCTTTGGGCTGCGTTATTAGCGTCTTATTTACCTACATGGAAGAAGGGTACTCAGCTCTGGAGGGATACAGCGATTCCCGACGCAAGTATAACAAGCCTCACAAGATGGTCGACGTCTTCTACCAGGAGAACAGGCCTCGCAGAGGTGCCAGTTTGAacgaggctgtcaaggcccAACACACCAAACTTATTGAAGCCGCAAAGAAACGAAACACGGCTGAAGGCGAAGCGGTTTC GAAAGACATTGAAGAAATGTCAAACTGCAGAATCGTCAGTCAGGCCTAA